A single Nitrososphaerales archaeon DNA region contains:
- a CDS encoding HEAT repeat domain-containing protein, which produces MQYIKSDKRLSILEEMEGEFERKNIEYFRKMLKHEDYVIRTRAVCILADIAGEDALDNISDVLLNDPDGLVRHEAAFSLGQMGFRKAIPALMKAVEIDDNPFVRHEAAVALGVIGSQEARDILNKALNDKSEEVRESAIIALSNLDYITQMKNSNAKFAKMTGG; this is translated from the coding sequence GTGCAATATATAAAGTCTGACAAACGTCTTTCGATTCTGGAGGAGATGGAAGGAGAATTTGAAAGGAAGAATATTGAATATTTTCGAAAGATGCTTAAACATGAGGATTATGTTATACGAACTAGAGCTGTATGCATCCTTGCAGATATAGCTGGAGAAGATGCCCTAGATAACATAAGCGATGTCTTACTAAATGATCCTGACGGTCTTGTGAGGCATGAGGCTGCCTTCTCTTTAGGTCAGATGGGCTTTCGTAAGGCAATTCCAGCATTAATGAAGGCTGTAGAAATTGACGATAATCCATTTGTCAGGCATGAAGCAGCAGTTGCACTAGGAGTTATCGGTTCGCAGGAAGCTAGGGATATTTTGAACAAGGCACTGAATGATAAGAGCGAAGAGGTCAGAGAATCTGCGATTATAGCATTAAGTAATTTAGATTATATAACCCAAATGAAAAATAGCAATGCAAAGTTTGCGAAGATGACTGGTGGTTAG
- the tatC gene encoding twin-arginine translocase subunit TatC, with translation MSDERELREHLEELRKRIIRIVIAISIITAVVLTFGVKEFEVNGSSFWMLYPEPFENIAMQITFAMKETLLPEQVELIQIAPGQAFFAQFYVAVLLGMIFGMPVIARELAAFLSPALHPTERETIKKITLPSISLFAAGCIFAYLVVVPYVLNFLYMYGESIGVQTLLNITEFVSFTMQFMVAFGLSFQLPIVMWAVSKAEMVEPKFWRENLRYAILVLVIFGAVITPDGSGITMWFVAMPMLLLYVLGMLLVESKMRKVAELKP, from the coding sequence ATGAGTGACGAAAGAGAGCTTAGGGAACATCTCGAAGAGCTTAGAAAGAGAATAATCAGAATTGTTATCGCTATATCAATAATAACAGCGGTAGTTTTGACTTTTGGTGTAAAGGAATTTGAGGTAAACGGCTCGAGTTTCTGGATGCTTTACCCAGAACCATTTGAGAACATAGCTATGCAGATAACATTCGCAATGAAGGAGACGCTTCTTCCCGAGCAGGTTGAGCTTATTCAGATCGCACCTGGACAGGCGTTCTTTGCACAGTTCTACGTTGCTGTATTGTTAGGAATGATATTTGGTATGCCGGTCATTGCCAGAGAGCTTGCAGCATTCCTAAGCCCAGCGTTACATCCTACAGAAAGAGAAACTATCAAGAAAATAACCTTGCCCTCTATCAGTCTTTTTGCTGCAGGCTGCATATTTGCATATCTCGTAGTTGTACCATACGTATTGAATTTCTTGTACATGTATGGTGAATCGATAGGAGTTCAAACATTACTTAACATAACGGAATTCGTATCATTCACGATGCAGTTCATGGTGGCATTTGGTCTCTCCTTTCAACTGCCAATAGTAATGTGGGCTGTCAGCAAAGCAGAAATGGTTGAGCCTAAATTCTGGAGGGAAAACCTTCGCTATGCAATCCTAGTACTTGTTATCTTTGGAGCGGTAATAACACCAGATGGGAGCGGTATTACGATGTGGTTTGTAGCGATGCCCATGCTTCTTCTATATGTCTTGGGGATGCTTTTGGTCGAGTCGAAGATGCGAAAAGTTGCAGAACTAAAGCCTTGA
- a CDS encoding site-specific DNA-methyltransferase, with amino-acid sequence MHSLSFNKIYNMDCIKAMKLIPTNTIDLVVTDPPFAIQFKAKRSNYHRTHSRVLEGYSEIPQEKYYKFTMDWMKECYRVLKESGSMYVFSGWNNLKDILNAIDDVGFVTVNHIIWKYQFGVVTERKYVTSHYHCLYVCKDDEKRKFFPYSRFGKDEKTDDGKSLHYEDKEDVWYIKREYWTGDQKTPTKLPAELIRKILLYSSAKNDVVLDPFLGSGQVAVVSKMLGRQYIGFEIVRAYYEFAKERLERDVYRIKDLDEIDKVNTLDVFTQRE; translated from the coding sequence ATGCATAGCCTGTCGTTCAATAAAATTTACAATATGGACTGCATCAAAGCCATGAAATTAATTCCAACCAATACAATAGATCTCGTTGTAACCGATCCTCCATTTGCAATACAGTTTAAAGCAAAGCGAAGTAATTACCATAGAACTCATTCAAGAGTCTTAGAAGGCTATAGCGAAATTCCACAGGAAAAATACTATAAGTTTACAATGGACTGGATGAAAGAATGCTATAGAGTTTTGAAGGAATCTGGAAGTATGTATGTATTTTCAGGATGGAATAATCTTAAGGATATTCTAAATGCTATTGACGACGTTGGATTTGTTACAGTTAATCATATCATATGGAAGTATCAGTTTGGCGTCGTGACTGAGCGAAAATATGTTACCTCACATTATCACTGTCTTTACGTATGTAAGGACGATGAGAAAAGAAAATTCTTTCCTTATTCTAGGTTCGGTAAAGATGAAAAAACTGATGACGGGAAAAGTCTGCATTACGAGGATAAGGAAGATGTTTGGTACATTAAAAGAGAGTATTGGACAGGAGATCAGAAAACACCTACTAAACTTCCTGCAGAGCTGATAAGGAAGATATTGTTGTATTCAAGTGCAAAAAATGACGTTGTGCTGGACCCTTTTCTTGGATCAGGACAAGTAGCTGTTGTTAGCAAAATGCTGGGTCGCCAGTATATTGGATTTGAAATTGTACGCGCGTATTATGAATTTGCAAAAGAAAGATTGGAAAGGGATGTATATAGAATAAAGGATTTAGATGAAATAGATAAAGTCAATACCTTAGATGTATTCACGCAACGAGAATAA